From the genome of Pseudoalteromonas aliena SW19, one region includes:
- a CDS encoding radical SAM protein, translating to MTTSIDQVKGFAKQQLVNSLSNKKLQLIIFPTEQCNFRCVYCYEDFEIGKMPRWLIDATKILISNKMPNLEYLSLSWFGGEPLLAKDVLFEIAEFSQSLAEKYKCKVSGDLTTNGFLLDIKTLTKLVELKQNSFQISIDGDKESHDTTRLTRNGKGSFDRIWRRLLDASSTDLDFNITLRVHITDLNHESVLSFCKRFDETLKDDARFRLFFKEISNLGGENQIVIQDLIAKKSAKELAKDLTNRYSEKSKILNSKGHYICYAGKPNSLGIRANGNINKCTVALDDDRNNIGKINPDGTLTLNNEKFSTWVKGFTTLDSWQMGCPLSYMNHNSVVGDIPIKKVS from the coding sequence ATGACAACTTCAATAGATCAGGTTAAAGGCTTTGCTAAGCAACAACTAGTAAATAGCCTTAGCAATAAAAAGCTTCAGCTCATTATTTTTCCAACAGAGCAATGTAACTTTCGCTGTGTATATTGCTATGAAGACTTTGAAATCGGAAAAATGCCTCGATGGCTAATTGACGCAACTAAAATATTAATCAGTAACAAAATGCCTAATTTGGAGTATTTATCCCTGAGCTGGTTTGGCGGCGAGCCTTTATTGGCGAAAGACGTACTTTTTGAAATAGCAGAATTTAGCCAATCATTAGCGGAAAAGTATAAATGTAAAGTATCCGGAGATTTAACCACCAATGGTTTTTTACTTGATATTAAAACATTAACAAAACTCGTTGAATTAAAACAAAACAGTTTTCAAATATCTATTGATGGTGATAAAGAGTCACATGACACAACTCGCTTAACACGCAATGGCAAGGGCAGCTTTGACCGAATTTGGAGAAGATTGTTAGATGCTTCATCCACTGATCTAGATTTCAATATAACCCTCAGAGTACATATCACTGACTTAAATCATGAAAGTGTATTAAGTTTTTGTAAACGTTTTGATGAAACACTCAAAGATGACGCTAGGTTTAGACTTTTTTTTAAAGAAATATCTAATTTAGGCGGTGAAAATCAAATAGTAATCCAAGATTTAATAGCAAAAAAATCAGCTAAAGAATTAGCAAAAGATTTAACAAATCGCTACTCCGAAAAAAGTAAAATATTAAATAGTAAAGGGCATTACATTTGTTATGCCGGAAAACCAAACTCTTTAGGTATTAGGGCAAATGGCAATATTAACAAATGCACAGTCGCATTGGATGATGACAGAAATAATATTGGTAAAATTAACCCTGACGGCACACTAACTTTAAATAATGAAAAATTTAGCACATGGGTAAAAGGTTTTACTACGCTAGATAGTTGGCAAATGGGTTGCCCGCTAAGTTATATGAATCACAATAGTGTTGTTGGTGATATTCCCATCAAGAAAGTAAGTTAA
- a CDS encoding winged helix-turn-helix domain-containing protein yields MLIRFGEYCLNTEEMSLQANEQSVVLEPKVFAVLMYFIEHHERYISMDELHENLWKDRCVSDAAVRRIISKIRIVLNDDHKNPRYLQSLSKRGYKLICPVFKVSEFVDKENEERLASNNVSKNKAFLYFTIITTFVFSLAYLWVENEAHEISGVTEIISTVDSNKKSVAISNDGRYIAFTSKLSRGNNFQIYIKDQQTQAIKVLVDNTILPTGLAFSHDGSHLFFSDNLDGVASLKRIDLTSKEHNIDVLVTHFSFIADVFIGIKDSAIYFSGQKSLQSAMLIYRFNADSGLIEEVTSVAQKGAHDSRADISPNFGRLVVLRVYMDSKRNNIRVLDLNTGSILFNYEQSNIIYSVQWLDDEHIVLLDDEKLAKINVKTGHLDKIIDKSKGVVSFNVVSPNMLLAIRDNDIINTIIEKKLPLSNFKNIELIQERQSGQGSIIDYQPIGDKVWMIEKLKGISDLAFYQKEKPKEKVVFLSTEKSLELIAPSLSGQYVLLKLQGRITILNTFNNNLTYISKVDEIIGDVTFSDDEGSILYSRKSNGDWLVFEYFIKEKTKSIIFEGFRFVRQFKGDYILGDNTGQLYRFDVNLKAIVPLQISVSKEKNTNWALLNGKVFWSGHNLISTTFYEIDMDDVDGSSLSSKTFDFSVIRPKFHVDKVNNSVVVGSLGDKYSEIISIKIQ; encoded by the coding sequence ATGTTAATTAGGTTTGGTGAATATTGTTTAAACACAGAAGAGATGTCTCTTCAAGCAAATGAGCAGTCAGTTGTACTAGAGCCAAAAGTTTTTGCTGTATTGATGTATTTTATTGAACATCATGAGCGTTATATATCAATGGATGAATTACATGAAAACTTATGGAAAGACCGCTGTGTTTCTGATGCTGCTGTTAGGCGAATTATAAGCAAAATTCGCATAGTGTTGAACGATGACCATAAAAATCCTAGATACCTGCAATCTCTTTCCAAACGTGGATATAAATTAATCTGCCCTGTTTTTAAAGTTTCTGAGTTTGTCGATAAGGAAAACGAAGAGAGATTAGCAAGCAATAATGTTAGTAAAAATAAAGCTTTTTTATACTTTACTATAATAACTACCTTCGTATTTTCATTAGCTTATTTATGGGTTGAAAATGAAGCCCATGAAATTTCAGGCGTCACCGAAATAATCAGCACAGTTGACTCAAATAAGAAATCGGTTGCGATTTCGAATGATGGTAGATACATCGCATTTACAAGTAAATTGAGCCGTGGAAATAACTTTCAAATTTACATAAAGGATCAACAAACCCAAGCTATAAAGGTACTTGTAGATAATACAATTCTGCCTACAGGCTTAGCTTTCTCACACGATGGAAGCCATTTATTCTTCTCTGATAATTTGGATGGGGTAGCATCACTAAAGCGGATAGATCTTACAAGTAAAGAACATAACATAGATGTTTTAGTCACACACTTTTCTTTTATAGCCGATGTTTTTATCGGTATAAAAGATAGCGCTATTTATTTCTCGGGGCAAAAGAGCCTCCAAAGTGCAATGCTTATTTATAGATTCAATGCAGATTCTGGTTTAATTGAAGAGGTTACTTCAGTCGCTCAAAAAGGGGCTCATGATAGCCGGGCTGATATATCACCAAACTTTGGTCGGTTAGTTGTGCTCAGGGTTTATATGGATAGTAAGCGTAATAATATAAGGGTGTTGGATCTAAATACGGGAAGTATTCTTTTTAATTATGAGCAGAGTAATATTATTTATAGTGTTCAGTGGCTTGACGATGAACATATCGTTTTATTAGATGATGAGAAGCTAGCTAAAATCAATGTTAAAACAGGGCACTTAGATAAGATAATTGATAAAAGCAAAGGTGTTGTTTCATTTAATGTGGTGAGCCCAAACATGCTACTTGCTATTAGAGATAACGATATAATCAATACAATTATTGAAAAAAAATTGCCTTTAAGTAACTTTAAAAATATTGAATTGATTCAGGAAAGGCAATCAGGACAAGGTAGTATTATCGATTATCAACCAATAGGAGATAAGGTTTGGATGATCGAGAAGCTTAAAGGTATAAGCGATTTAGCTTTTTATCAAAAAGAAAAACCTAAAGAAAAGGTTGTGTTTTTAAGCACGGAAAAGTCACTTGAATTGATAGCCCCATCTCTGTCGGGACAATACGTACTACTTAAACTCCAAGGTCGTATTACTATACTAAATACCTTTAATAATAACTTAACCTATATATCTAAAGTAGATGAAATAATAGGTGACGTTACTTTCTCAGACGATGAAGGCTCTATTTTATACAGTAGAAAGAGTAATGGCGACTGGTTAGTTTTTGAATATTTTATTAAAGAAAAGACTAAATCTATCATTTTTGAGGGGTTTCGTTTCGTCAGACAATTTAAAGGCGACTATATATTAGGTGATAATACAGGCCAATTGTATCGTTTTGATGTGAATCTAAAAGCTATAGTTCCACTGCAGATAAGTGTGTCGAAAGAAAAAAACACTAATTGGGCTCTCTTGAACGGTAAAGTTTTCTGGAGCGGCCATAACTTAATAAGTACGACATTCTATGAAATTGATATGGATGATGTTGATGGCTCTAGCCTAAGCTCTAAAACTTTTGACTTTAGTGTGATTAGACCAAAATTTCATGTCGACAAAGTAAATAACTCAGTTGTAGTTGGTAGTTTGGGAGATAAATACAGTGAAATAATTTCCATTAAAATTCAGTGA
- a CDS encoding helix-turn-helix transcriptional regulator encodes MAMVNINELHTRIRLINSVSSFNKFFLDIKNTYNYVQMGFVIFELSDLFQFDVSHFGNFNDVFLGNIKSNSELVRYCVNEVKTIQLSQLSRGCESTLIIPISLHNNKFACLVIELPNLSAESHNIQVMGDYWRIFLVEIFEAYRRVSSRNTVKITRREKECIQWASMGKTSWEISQILSISQRTVDFHLTNCIRKTNSTNRQHAIVKCILSGQLLT; translated from the coding sequence ATGGCCATGGTTAACATAAATGAGCTTCACACTCGAATTCGTCTAATAAATTCGGTAAGTAGTTTTAATAAATTTTTTTTAGATATAAAGAATACTTATAACTATGTTCAAATGGGTTTTGTTATTTTTGAACTCTCTGATTTATTTCAATTTGATGTGAGCCATTTTGGTAATTTTAATGATGTTTTTTTGGGTAATATTAAGTCTAATAGTGAATTGGTTCGTTATTGCGTCAATGAAGTAAAAACGATTCAGCTTAGCCAACTCAGCAGGGGTTGCGAGTCTACACTTATTATTCCAATAAGCTTACACAATAACAAGTTTGCCTGTTTAGTGATCGAACTACCAAATTTGAGTGCTGAATCGCATAACATTCAAGTTATGGGTGACTATTGGCGAATATTTTTAGTAGAAATATTTGAGGCGTATAGACGAGTATCTAGTCGCAATACCGTTAAGATAACGCGAAGAGAAAAAGAGTGCATTCAGTGGGCTTCTATGGGGAAAACATCATGGGAAATAAGTCAGATTTTAAGTATTAGTCAAAGAACCGTTGATTTTCACCTAACAAATTGCATTAGAAAAACAAACAGCACAAATCGACAACATGCAATTGTTAAATGTATTTTAAGTGGACAGTTACTTACATAA
- a CDS encoding DeoR/GlpR family DNA-binding transcription regulator: protein MTKRNTQQRRHNILVQVNELGEVVVEKLAQQFQTSEVTIRKDLTALEKSGLLLRRYGGAIALPKEIVSDEIDSKRKVAIAKAAATLIKDHNRIIIDSGRTTAAMIPELANKRGLVVMTNAIKVASRLLALENEPTLLMTGGTWDPHSESFQGQVAENVLCSYDFDQLFIGADGIDVKRGTTTFNELVGLSQVMAKAAREVIVMVESDKIGRKIPNLELPWKIVTTLITDNGLADDKRKAIEACGVKLICAEIIQ, encoded by the coding sequence ATGACTAAACGAAACACACAACAACGTCGTCACAATATCTTGGTTCAGGTTAATGAGCTAGGAGAAGTCGTGGTTGAAAAGTTAGCACAGCAGTTTCAAACCTCCGAAGTAACCATTCGAAAAGATTTAACCGCGCTTGAAAAAAGTGGCTTATTACTTCGCCGCTACGGTGGTGCTATTGCATTACCTAAAGAGATTGTTAGCGATGAAATAGACTCAAAGCGCAAAGTGGCTATAGCAAAAGCTGCAGCAACACTTATAAAAGATCATAACCGCATTATTATAGATAGCGGACGCACTACTGCTGCGATGATCCCCGAGCTTGCAAATAAGCGTGGGCTCGTTGTTATGACAAATGCTATTAAAGTGGCTAGTCGTTTGTTAGCACTCGAAAACGAACCAACACTTTTGATGACCGGTGGAACATGGGACCCGCATTCTGAGTCATTTCAGGGGCAAGTTGCCGAAAATGTATTATGCTCTTACGACTTCGATCAGCTATTTATTGGTGCTGATGGCATAGATGTAAAACGTGGCACAACCACTTTTAATGAGCTGGTGGGTTTAAGCCAAGTAATGGCAAAAGCGGCACGTGAAGTAATCGTAATGGTTGAATCCGACAAGATTGGCCGAAAAATACCAAATTTAGAATTACCGTGGAAAATAGTAACCACATTAATAACCGACAATGGCTTAGCTGACGATAAACGCAAAGCAATTGAGGCGTGTGGTGTAAAACTAATTTGCGCAGAGATTATACAATAG
- the glmS gene encoding glutamine--fructose-6-phosphate transaminase (isomerizing), giving the protein MCGIVGAVAERPVNKILVEGLKRLEYRGYDSAGVALLDGNTLNTVKAVGKVVNVEAALEQAGVSGHTGIAHTRWATHGSVTEANAHPHVSNSQLALVHNGIIENHASLRAALKGDGYEFLSDTDTEVMVHLIHQLRQQHTTLLASVQAAVKQFEGAFGTVVFDKDNDNEIIVARSGSPLVIGLGLGENFIASDQLALLPVTRSFIFLEEGDVARITRDTVEIFDADGNAVEREVIESNITQDASGKGDYRHYMLKEIYEQPLAVRNTLEGRLNDDRVAIDAFGDSAQQIFKDVKHVQIIACGTSYHSGMVARYWLEQFAGVSCNVEIASEFRYRQSFVHENSLLVTISQSGETADTLAALRLAKEQGYMASMTICNVPGSSLVRESDLAFMTKAGAEIGVASTKAFTTQLVGLLMLTASIAQEKGLDQSAIVNAIKVLPAKLEETLLLADGIADLAEEFADKHHSLFLGRGSQYPIAMEGALKLKEISYIHAEAYAAGELKHGPLALIDADMPIIVVAPNNELLEKLKSNVEEVRARGGIIYVFADKDSAFASDDTMRVINVNHTDDIIAPIVYTLPLQLLSYYVAVIKGTDVDQPRNLAKSVTVE; this is encoded by the coding sequence ATGTGTGGAATAGTTGGGGCAGTTGCAGAACGTCCAGTAAATAAAATCTTAGTTGAAGGCCTTAAACGCCTTGAATACCGTGGTTACGACTCAGCAGGCGTAGCCTTGCTTGATGGCAACACACTTAATACCGTAAAAGCAGTCGGTAAAGTAGTTAACGTAGAAGCAGCTCTTGAACAAGCCGGTGTTAGCGGTCATACAGGTATTGCACACACTCGCTGGGCAACACACGGTAGCGTAACAGAAGCCAATGCACATCCACATGTTTCAAATAGCCAGCTTGCACTTGTCCACAATGGTATTATTGAAAACCATGCAAGCTTACGTGCTGCGCTTAAAGGTGACGGCTATGAATTTTTATCAGACACCGATACCGAAGTTATGGTGCATTTAATTCATCAATTACGCCAACAACACACTACATTGTTAGCCTCTGTTCAAGCTGCTGTAAAACAGTTTGAAGGCGCTTTTGGTACCGTTGTATTTGATAAAGACAACGACAACGAAATTATTGTAGCGCGCTCAGGCAGCCCACTTGTTATTGGTTTAGGCCTTGGTGAAAACTTTATTGCCTCTGACCAACTTGCATTATTACCTGTTACTCGCAGCTTCATCTTTTTAGAAGAAGGCGATGTAGCGCGTATTACACGTGACACAGTAGAAATTTTTGATGCAGACGGTAACGCCGTTGAGCGTGAAGTGATTGAATCAAACATTACGCAAGATGCATCAGGCAAAGGCGATTACCGCCACTACATGCTAAAAGAAATTTACGAGCAGCCACTTGCTGTACGTAATACCCTTGAAGGACGTTTAAACGACGACCGCGTAGCAATTGATGCCTTTGGCGACAGCGCTCAGCAAATATTTAAAGATGTAAAACATGTGCAAATTATTGCCTGTGGTACGTCTTACCATTCAGGTATGGTTGCACGTTACTGGCTTGAGCAATTTGCAGGTGTTAGCTGTAATGTAGAAATAGCTTCTGAATTTAGATACCGCCAGTCGTTTGTACATGAAAACAGCCTACTAGTTACTATTTCTCAATCGGGTGAAACAGCCGATACGCTAGCTGCATTACGCCTAGCTAAAGAGCAAGGTTACATGGCCTCAATGACCATTTGTAACGTACCTGGCTCATCGCTTGTACGCGAATCAGACCTCGCCTTTATGACCAAAGCCGGCGCTGAAATTGGCGTTGCATCGACTAAAGCGTTTACTACGCAATTAGTTGGTTTGTTAATGCTTACAGCGTCTATCGCGCAAGAAAAAGGTCTTGATCAAAGCGCAATTGTAAATGCAATTAAAGTACTCCCCGCTAAGCTTGAAGAAACATTATTGCTTGCTGATGGCATTGCAGATCTTGCAGAAGAGTTTGCCGACAAGCACCACTCACTGTTTTTAGGTCGTGGCTCGCAATACCCAATCGCGATGGAAGGCGCGCTTAAACTTAAAGAGATTTCTTACATTCACGCAGAAGCTTACGCAGCGGGCGAGCTAAAACATGGGCCACTCGCGCTTATTGATGCCGACATGCCAATTATTGTTGTAGCACCAAACAATGAGCTATTAGAAAAACTTAAATCAAACGTAGAAGAAGTACGCGCACGTGGCGGCATTATTTACGTATTCGCAGATAAAGATTCAGCTTTTGCATCAGACGACACAATGCGTGTAATCAACGTAAACCACACTGACGACATTATTGCGCCAATTGTTTACACACTGCCATTACAGTTACTGTCGTACTACGTAGCGGTAATTAAAGGCACAGACGTTGATCAACCACGTAACCTAGCTAAATCAGTTACTGTTGAATAA